DNA sequence from the Candidatus Sulfuricurvum sp. RIFRC-1 genome:
TCGCCATTTTTAGGCTGACGATATTCGTTTTCCCTGCTTCAATTTGCTCAAGAAACGGGTAATAAAAATCGAGCAAAATTTTGTGCCACGATTTACCACTTTCGCTGATCTCATCGAGGGTCTCTTCCATCGTAGCGGTGAAGCTGGCATCAACAATTTCATTAAAATGGGTCTCTAGCATCTCCGTAACGGTGAAAGCAATCTCAGTCGGGAGAATGGCGCGCTTTTCGATTTCGATGTAATTACGTGCTTGGAGGGTACTGATGGTCGGAGCATACGTTGATGGACGACCGATCCCCTCACTTTCAAGTTTTTTGATCAAACTCGCTTCGGAGTATCGTGATGGCGGTTCGGTGAAATGTTGTTCGGTCGATATGCTTTGAATATCGATAGTGTCACCGCTTGTGAGGGATGGGAGGAGTTTATCTTTATCATCACTCCCCATTACACGGTAGAAACCGTCAAACAAGAGTTTACGTCCTGTTGCACGGAACTGTGCTTTGGGAGATTCAAACGTAATGCTTTGTTGCTCAAATCGTGCATCGTTCATTTGACAGGCGATAAAGCGGTTGTAGATAAGGCGATAGAGTTTGATCTCGTCAGGTTTCAAATACGTTGCTGCTACCTCAGGGGTAAAGGCAAGCATCGTCGGGCGAATCGCTTCATGCGCTTCTTGCGCCCCTTTCGATTTTTTCGTATAAACTTTTAGCTCTTTCGGGAGGTACTCTTTGCCGTAACGCTCTAAGATCAGTTCACGTGCTGCTTCAACCGCTTCCGTTGCGAGGTTGAGGGAGTCGGTACGCATATAGGTAATGACTCCCGATGTCCCCTCAGGAGTTTTAACCCCCTCATACAACGCTTGTGCAACCATCATCGTCTTTTTTGGAGAGAATCCGAGCTGTGAGCTGGCGGTTTGCTGTAGCGTCGAAGTCATAAATGGTGGCGGGGTAGAACTTTTACGCTCTTTGGTTTCGATTTCACCGACTTTAAATGCCTCTTTTTTCAGAGTCTCTACGATCCGAGCGGCTTCATCACCCGTTTTGATGGTGAGTTTATCGATTTTCTCATTTTCAAAATTGACGAGGGTCGCTTCAATATCCTTTTTGAAAAGGGTATCGATTGTCCAATACTCTTCAGGGATAAAAGCGCGGATTTCGCGCTCACGATCGATGACGATTTTGAGGGTCGAGGATTGAACGCGCCCTGCAGATAACCCTTTTTGGATTTTAGAAGCGAGGAGCGGCGAGAGTTTATACCCTACGATACGATCGAGCAAACGGCGGGCTTGCTGTGCATTAACCCGATCCATATCGATGGTGCGTGGCGTTTCCAATGCATGGATAATAGCGTTTTTCGTAATCTCATGAAACACGATACGCGGCAGTGACTCGGGGTCTTTGTCGATGGCATGGGCGATATGCCATCCGATGGCTTCACCCTCGCGGTCTTCGTCGGTCGCGATGTAGATGGTATCGCTTTTTTTGGCTAACTCTTGGATTTGTTTAACGGTAGCGGTACTGTCTTCGCTGATACGATACTCGGCAACGATTTTCTCGTCATTGATTTTGATACCGAAACGGTTTTTAGGGAGATCCCGGATATGCCCTTTGGAAGCGATTACCTCGTAATCTTTGGAGAGGAAGTTTTTAATGGTCTTGGCTTTGGCCGGAGACTCTACAATGATGAGTTTCAAAAAGTGAATCCTATATATATGGATGAGTTTCGAAAGTGTAACAAAAAAAATTGCAAAACCGTTAAAGATTTTTGTTTATCTCCCGATATAGTTGTAGAAGCAAGGATGCTCAACTAACTAAAGAGCCAAAAGCGCTCTTACGATAAAGGATTTATCATGGGTTTCAGAATTAACACAAACATTGCGGCAATGAACGCACATTCATCAGCAAATGCCAATAACCGTAATTTGGACAGTTCACTTTCCAAATTGTCTTCAGGTCTTCGTATTAATACGGCAGCAGACGATGCGTCAGGTATGGCGATTGCGGATAGTCTTCGTTCACAGTCTTCAGCATTGGGACAAGCGATTGCCAATGCGAATGACGGGATTAGTATCGTTCAGATTGCCGATAAAGCAATGGATGAGCAGATTAAAATTCTTGATACGATTAAAACGAAAGCGACACAAGCCGCGCAAGATGGTCAAACAACAGCATCTCGTAAAGCATTGCAAGCTGACATTACCCGTTTGATGGAGTCATTGGACAATATCGCTAATACTACTTCATACAATGGTCAAAACTTGCTTGCGGGTTCATTTACGAATAAAGAGTTCCAAGTCGGTGCTTACAGTAACCAAACGGTAACAGCTTCTATCGGAAATACCAGTTCAAGTAAAGTTGGTGCGACGAGTTATGCAACCGGTATTGCAATGAGTGCTGAGGGTTCTGTTTCGTTGGTGTTCAGTACCGGAACGAAATCGATTACTATGGCGGCAATT
Encoded proteins:
- the topA gene encoding type I DNA topoisomerase, which gives rise to MKLIIVESPAKAKTIKNFLSKDYEVIASKGHIRDLPKNRFGIKINDEKIVAEYRISEDSTATVKQIQELAKKSDTIYIATDEDREGEAIGWHIAHAIDKDPESLPRIVFHEITKNAIIHALETPRTIDMDRVNAQQARRLLDRIVGYKLSPLLASKIQKGLSAGRVQSSTLKIVIDREREIRAFIPEEYWTIDTLFKKDIEATLVNFENEKIDKLTIKTGDEAARIVETLKKEAFKVGEIETKERKSSTPPPFMTSTLQQTASSQLGFSPKKTMMVAQALYEGVKTPEGTSGVITYMRTDSLNLATEAVEAARELILERYGKEYLPKELKVYTKKSKGAQEAHEAIRPTMLAFTPEVAATYLKPDEIKLYRLIYNRFIACQMNDARFEQQSITFESPKAQFRATGRKLLFDGFYRVMGSDDKDKLLPSLTSGDTIDIQSISTEQHFTEPPSRYSEASLIKKLESEGIGRPSTYAPTISTLQARNYIEIEKRAILPTEIAFTVTEMLETHFNEIVDASFTATMEETLDEISESGKSWHKILLDFYYPFLEQIEAGKTNIVSLKMAKPLGRNCPQCGSELLLRSGRFGEFIACSGFPKCKYTEQTEENQKENPTTPDEVSEEVCEKCGSAMVVKNGRNGKFLACSGYPKCKNTKTLNQETKFSEVPCPECGGKLLWRQSRRGAFWGCEHYPKCKFISKFEPSDKKCEVEGCGGALAPRTYRNKEVYECVKCKDRTPREETNE